In a single window of the Ancylobacter polymorphus genome:
- a CDS encoding sigma-70 family RNA polymerase sigma factor, whose product MTTLPPTADGGSEDALAEALQGCARGERAGLQLLYDRLAPKMTGVALRMLRRRDLADEVVHDTFLRIWDKAGTFDAARGRPTSWAFAILRNTALNVLRGEGRMESVGDFEAIEPASEAADAEALVMALSETSALRRCLDRLEPLRRRAILLAYMRGLTHGELAGRLGVPLGTAKAWIRRSLLTLRECMT is encoded by the coding sequence ATGACGACCTTGCCGCCCACCGCCGATGGCGGGAGCGAAGACGCCCTCGCCGAGGCTCTGCAAGGCTGCGCGCGTGGCGAACGCGCCGGCCTGCAGCTTCTCTATGACCGGTTGGCGCCAAAGATGACCGGCGTCGCCCTGCGCATGCTGCGCCGGCGCGATCTCGCCGACGAGGTGGTGCACGACACCTTTCTGCGCATCTGGGACAAGGCCGGCACGTTCGACGCCGCGCGCGGCCGGCCCACCTCCTGGGCCTTCGCCATCCTGCGCAACACCGCCCTCAACGTGCTGCGCGGCGAGGGGCGGATGGAATCGGTCGGCGATTTCGAGGCGATCGAGCCGGCCAGCGAGGCAGCGGATGCCGAGGCGCTGGTCATGGCGCTGTCCGAGACCAGCGCGCTGCGGCGGTGTCTCGACCGGCTGGAGCCGCTGCGACGCCGGGCGATCCTGCTCGCCTATATGCGCGGGCTGACCCATGGCGAACTGGCGGGAAGGCTCGGCGTGCCGCTCGGCACCGCCAAGGCGTGGATCCGCCGCAGCCTGCTCACCCTG